From one Lolium rigidum isolate FL_2022 chromosome 4, APGP_CSIRO_Lrig_0.1, whole genome shotgun sequence genomic stretch:
- the LOC124707304 gene encoding NAC domain-containing protein 21/22-like — translation MSSIGMMEARMPPGFRFHPRDEELVLDYLLHKLTGRRAYGGVDIVDVDLNKCEPWDLPEAACVGGREWYFFSLRDRKYATGQRTNRATRSGYWKATGKDRPITGSGEASAAVVGMRKTLVFYQGRAPKGTRTEWVMHEFRLEEQDEHHQHQHGRAAAATARRQLKEDWVLCRVFYKSRTTTPRPLSEEACTFPSEMDLLAAPPSLAPLIDAYIAFDNGTTVEQVSCFSGLPALPLKGSVSFGDLLGWDNPETKAVRTALINSNSRLELPTNWSQENGLSQMWTPL, via the exons ATGAGCTCTATCGGGATGATGGAGGCGAGGATGCCGCCGGGGTTCCGGTTCCACCCCAGGGACGAGGAGCTGGTTCTCGACTACCTCCTCCACAAGCTCACCGGCCGCCGAGCGTACGGCGGCGTCGACATCGTCGACGTCGACCTCAACAAGTGCGAGCCATGGGACCTTCCAG AGGCGGCGTGCGTGGGCGGCAGGGAGTGGTACTTCTTCAGCCTGCGCGACCGCAAGTACGCCACCGGCCAGCGCACCAACCGCGCCACCCGCTCCGGCTACTGGAAGGCCACCGGCAAGGACCGCCCCAtcaccggctccggcgaggcatcGGCGGCGGTAGTGGGCATGCGCAAGACGCTGGTCTTCTACCAGGGCAGAGCCCCCAAGGGGACCAGGACGGAGTGGGTCATGCACGAGTTCCGCCTGGAGGagcaagacgaacaccaccagcaccagcatggccgcgccgccgccgccacggcgagACGCCAGCTCAAG GAAGACTGGGTGCTGTGCAGGGTGTTCTACAAGAGCAGAACAACTACCCCAAGGCCACTATCAGAAGAAGCCTGCACATTCCCCAGCGAGATGGACCTTCTGGCTGCGCCTCCGTCGCTTGCGCCCCTCATCGACGCTTACATCGCATTCGACAACGGCACCACTGTCGAGCAAGTGTCCTGCTTCTCCGGCTTGCCGGCACTGCCTTTGAAGGGATCGGTGAGCTTCGGGGACTTGCTGGGCTGGGACAACCCTGAGACGAAGGCCGTAAGGACAGCGCTGATCAACAGCAATTCAAGGCTGGAGTTGCCCACAAACTGGAGCCAGGAGAATGGATTGTCACAGATGTGGACACCCCTCTGA
- the LOC124707303 gene encoding zinc finger BED domain-containing protein RICESLEEPER 2-like, with amino-acid sequence MSIAGFRHVLAGMYPTSSMISRVGTEEQFITMFQNERLKLKEEIAFAPGGVFLSVGNWELGEKVITCMAVHFIDREWKRHRKIISCFCSELGDAESEHYISILPNWENMIYLSSNLNSVSRQTVTKYSLENKLLGVVLPEPVKDSAMILDLEKILTGKNYLLAKCKLINIPCSVNVVHQLFISVPNGLIQETSIKWFGYMTHSSPWKEKYQQILSRMCLHRPSFGSKRWYSTFYLMEAVLQFNKTFPDPIQEDSSWYPQKPSSKSLEAAESFCLVARPIYQAIRVISSSRSAINSYFHALWSVRTVLQESSGNVRMERVLDIKDMLKTFDKEWKKLYLWLSVAVVLDPRYKMRFLEHCFRQAYGNGAKTYISDVRGKIYELFFRYSCHADQQSRNNDMEMNIHGSDPLDVTDHNYHEQATYENSLRELHAYLDGELCPLNDDNYLSSEALPQNGHFDILKWWKANASIYPALAILARDVLAISACAVSEESAFGETDERVYLFNQKLSHEMAEAVICTQDWFQDSGRSDANGGNCSVPI; translated from the exons ATGAGCATTGCAGGTTTCAGGCACGTTTTGGCTGGCATGTATCCTACTTCTAGCATGATATCACGTGTCGGTACTGAAGAACAGTTCATCACTATGTTTCAGAATGAAAGGCTGAAACTTAAAGAGGAAATAGCATTTGCACCCGGGGGAGTTTTCTTGTCTGTTGGAAACTGGGAACTTGGAGAAAAAGTTATTACGTGCATGGCAGTGCACTTCATTGATAGAGAATGGAAGAGGCATAGAAAAATCATCAGCTGTTTCTGTTCAGAGCTTGGAGATGCTGAGTCTGAACACTACATCAGCATTTTGCCCAATTGGGAAAACATGATATATTTATCTAGTAATCTCAATAGTGTATCAAGACAAACAGTAACGAAATATAGTCTTGAGAATAAGCTTTTGGGAGTTGTGTTGCCTGAGCCAGTGAAGGATAGTGCAATGATATTGGACTTGGAGAAGATTCTTACAGGGAAGAACTATCTTCTTGCCAAATGTAAGTTAATAAATATACCATGTTCGGTGAATGTGGTTCATCAGCTCTTCATTTCTGTTCCGAATGGCCTCATCCAGGAAACAAGTATAAAATGGTTTGGTTACATGACACACTCTTCACCGTGGAAGGAAAAATATCAACAAATTCTTTCGAGAATGTGCCTTCACAGACCCTCTTTCGGTTCCAAGAGGTGGTACTCGACTTTCTACCTAATGGAGGCCGTGTTGCAGTTCAATAAGACATTTCCAGATCCTATACAGGAGGATTCTAGTTGGTATCCGCAGAAACCATCTTCTAAGTCACTTGAAGCAGCAGAAAGTTTCTGTCTGGTTGCAAGGCCTATTTATCAAGCAATCAGAGTAATTTCCAGCTCTCGCTCGGCTATCAATTCATATTTTCATGCACTCTGGAGTGTGAGGACAGTTCTGCAGGAGTCCTCTGGAAACGTGCGTATGGAACGTGTTCTCGATATCAAGGACATGCTGAAAACTTTTGACAAAGAATGGAAAAAGTTGTACTTGTGGCTGTCTGTGGCTGTCGTGCTAGACCCTAGATATAAGAtgagatttcttgaacattgctttAGACAAGCATACGGTAATGGTGCCAAAACGTACATATCTGACGTGCGGGGAAAGATTTATGAGCTATTTTTCCGATACTCTTGCCATGCTGATCAACAAAGCAGAAACAACGACATGGAGATGAATATTCATGGCAGCGATCCATTAGATGTCACAGATCATAATTACCATGAACAAGCAACATATGAAAATTCTTTGAGAGAACTGCATGCATACCTAGATGGAGAGCTCTGTCCTCTCAATGATGACAACTATCTAAGCAGCGAAGCCTTACCTCAGAATGGCCATTTTGATATCCTGAAATGGTGGAAGGCCAATGCTTCCATATATCCAGCACTTGCTATACTGGCACGCGATGTCTTAGCAATATCTGCATGTGCGGTCTCAGAAGAATCTGCATTTGGTGAAACCGACGAAAGGGTGTATCTATTCAATCAAAAGCTGAGTCATGAGATGGCGGAAGCTGTAATATGCACTCAGGATTGGTTCCAAGATTCAG GAAGGAGCGACGCAAATGGTGGGAACTGCAGTGTGCCTATTTAA